The following coding sequences lie in one Populus nigra chromosome 15, ddPopNigr1.1, whole genome shotgun sequence genomic window:
- the LOC133673876 gene encoding EG45-like domain containing protein, translating into MPTLGKTSPFLLFLLLATLFHLSHGDVGTCSHYRPPYLPTACYGNSPSHFPSSNMFAAAGERIWDNGAACGRQYVVRCISAAVPGTCLPDHIIQVRIVDRAQTSRSRPSSNGATIVLSSAAFGTIADPSARLVNVEFQQ; encoded by the exons ATGCCAACACTCGGGAAGACCTCTCCATTTCTACTCTTTTTGCTCCTGGCAACACTCTTCCATCTCTCACATGGCGATGTGGGCACCTGTTCCCACTACAGACCCCCATATCTAC CCACCGCCTGTTATGGGAACTCACCATCACATTTCCCATCAAGCAACATGTTTGCCGCGGCCGGCGAGCGAATATGGGACAATGGCGCAGCATGTGGGAGACAGTACGTGGTGAGATGCATCAGTGCAGCTGTCCCGGGAACTTGCCTTCCAGACCACATCATTCAGGTTAGGATTGTTGATCGAGCACAAACATCAAGGTCAAGGCCTTCATCGAATGGGGCTACCATAGTCCTATCCTCTGCCGCATTTGGCACCATTGCAGATCCTTCGGCAAGATTGGTTAACGTAGAATTCCAACAGTAA